aacaattattttttgacttaaatgaataactgtattgcaataaacatgatccaatcatattatgctcaacgcaaacactaaataaaatttattttagcttcagcactaatcctgaaggtaaagggagtgtgcgatggtgatcttattaaccttggaatcacttccaacatacatcgtcaccttgcactcaactagtctttgttcattttgtaactcatgtttcgagttactaatcatagcaactgaaccagtatcaaatacccaggggctactatgaacactagtaaagtacacatcaataacatgtatatcatatatacttttgttcactttgccatccttcttatccgcaaagtatttggggcagttctgcttccagtgacaatttccttcgcagtagaagcactcagttttaggcttgggtctagctttgggctttttcatgggagtggcaacttgcttgccattcttcttgaagttccctttcttttccttgcccttttacttgaaactagtggtcttgtcaaccatcaacatttgatgcttttcttgatttctaccttcgttgatttcagcatcacgaagagctcgggaattgttttcgtcatcccttgcatattatagttcatcacgaagttccagtaacttggtgatagtaactagacaactctgtcaatcactattttatttgaaagATTAACTCACACTTGATTCAATTTCCGGAAACGGACGCGGTGTTTTGTCTCCTAGGTGTATATGCACCTattgtctaaatacacattttgGAAAGTTaaaaaattcgaaacaaaaatccCGCAGGTATATTCGGACATTCTATGTGCATGCACaaagtttcggtgaaaaacgacgttttttgtggtttgtgtagaaaagataaagaaatgcaaaatgaatagttgtaatgaagcatcagaaattgtcttttttacacaagccacagaAAACCTCGTTTTCCACCAAAAACTTTGTGCATGCACATAGAATGtcccggatatacacgcgggatttttgtttggaattttctacttttcaaaatgtgtatttagacaatgggtgcatatgcacctaggagccatcgCCAATTTCCGGAAACATGTCATGGAACCTCCCTGAGTTTGCCATCTCCTAAACTCACTCCCTTTACCTTACTATCAAGTTTTGCTTCATCGCTTTACTCTTTGTGagacttgcatgtgtaggatgTTCTAGGCATCGCTAGGTAATATTAAAATTGTTAAGAATTATAATTCAGAAAGTCATCTAGGTTGTGGTAGCTAATAGTTCATTCACCAACACCACCCCTCTCGTCCTACTACGATCTTCAACGACCAAGCTCCGACCGTGAGAAATGCGCCCTAaaacctactccctccgtaaactaatataaaactaatataagagcatttagattactattttagttatctaaacactcttatattagtttacagagggagtaccacgGAGTGGCTCCTAAAAAGCCACCAGGTTGAAACAATGGCCACCACAGCCAAGAATCACCGTGCGGGGCCCCAAGTAAGAGGTTGGAGAGGGCATCGACAAGTATTGATTGGACCTAGCAACTAATCGACCATAAAAACGTATGGAACATAAGCAGGAACCGAAGCCGTAAGGAAGGAATTCGAAGCAATCTTCAATTCATACTAACCAGCAGAGACCACAAGGTAGATTGGAGAGAAAACCTAGACCAACAACGCCAGAGAAATGGAATAAAGATGACCAAATTCCACAAGGAATTTGTTGGAGCTAAAGGGAAACAAAGGGAACTTGGGAGAAACGGATTTGGTTGCCTCCATCCCTACACTATCGCCGCTTAATATACGTGGCAGACAAGTTGTTGCCAGCATCGAAGAGGACGAGGACAGCAACACCTATGGCGGCCACGAACAGGGACCCGACAAACTGCCATTTAGGACTAAAAGACTACCAAGTACTGTGCGACTGCAGGGGCAGGGTCCCTCCCCCTGCTCGTTGCCTGCAAAGGACGCACGAGATCTGGAAAATTGATGTGTACTTCATATCATGGTTTCATTTGGGAGTGGCTATTAAATTTCCTATGAAAAATGCTAAAAAGCCGCAGATGATAAGTCGTCGTAAGCTCACAAAGATTTATTCAATCATATGTTCTAGAGTCATATGTTGGAAGGAGATCAAAATTTAGGCTTTTATTCTTCGCATCCCTAAGTCTGAAGCGACATGATTCTATTCCGTTCATCCAAGACAAAGCACACTACTCCACTAAGCTGCAACGGAGCTTTAGGCTTAATCAGTAAGCTACCGTGCCTTCTTTCTTAAGAGACTGCTGAATTCAGATTAAGCTTATAATGAAATGCGGGCATAATGGGAGGGCTTGACAGCAGAGCTTGCTTAGCACGGATGCAAAAAGATTAAGCTAGGTTACATTTTGCAAGCAAGTGGCATGAGAAGAATCTACTAAACAGCACAGTGGCACAGGTACATATAAGAATGGACCTGTTGAATATTTAGAACCATGAACCTGTTGAACGTGAAGCATCAAACTTGCGAATCATACCGCTATCAAAACGCCAATGGAATCGCATAGAAATGGGAGAACAGGATTCCAAAATAATCCACCACTAACCTAGAATAGAATATCAGAATCAACACTTTCAAGCATGGCAGATATGTAAGATAAACAATAGACATGCAAGATCATAGATCAATCTCAAGACACCAAACTTGACTTCGATAACTTAGTCCATCCAACACATAGATAGATCTGTGTCCTCATCACAGAGAGACAGCAAAATAACTTGGATCTTAACGAACACACCACCAGCAATTCTTCTGGAACCAAGCTCGCATCGAGCAGCAGGGGGAAACGCTACGGCGACTAATACTAGTACTGATAGGTATAGGGTATGACTTGCTGCAGAATCAGGAGGTAGGTAAAGGAGCAAGGGTAAACGGGGCACTCAGATCTGAAGAGCTGTGCCGCCTAGTGGGCCTTGTTGGGGCACTCGCGGGAGAAGTGGCCGGACTCGCCGCAGGAGaagcagccgccaccgccgccgccaccgccacggccGCCACCGcctccgtagccgccgccgccgccgccctggggGCAGTCCCTGGAGATGTGGCCCTCCTCGCCGCACTTGTAGCactcacggccgccgccgccaccacctccgtaGCCACCaccgccgtagccgccgccgccaccgccgccctgggGGCAGTCCCTGGAGATGTGGCCATCTTCGCCGCACTTGTAGCACccacggccgccgccaccgccgcctccatagccaccgccaccgtagccgccaccaccgccgccgtagccgccaccaccgcctccgtagccaccaccgccaccgccgtagccaccgccgccgcctccatagCCGCCGCGGCCCCCGCGGTCACCACCGCCTTCGCCAGGgcgggagccgccggagagcgcccCTCCTCCTGGTGCGGTGACGTCGGAGGCCTTGGTGCGTCCGTCGTCGCCGGTGATTATCTCGAACTCGACGGCGTCGTTCTCGTTGAGGCTGCGGTAGCCGTCGGACTTGATGGCGGACTGGTGGACGAAAAGGTCCTCGCCGCCGTCGTCCGGGGAGATGAAGCCGAACCCCTTGGTGACGTTGAACCACTTCACGGTTCCCTTGACCCTCTCCCCCATCTTGCGCCGCCGAAAACGAAGGACCAAAACCCTAGCAGGAAACCCTAGATCGGTGTGGATGCTGAGGGAGGAGGTGGGGGTCGATATAAATAGGCCTCTTAGTTGGGCTTGCACAGTGGCTTTGCAGGGGGGCGGGGGCAAACAGTGGCCCAACCACACAGTTAAACTGGGCCTACTGGCTTCACTGCCCATAGTggctttgccttctccttctttttttTAGCCAAAAAAAACGGATCACCGTAGTGGCTTTGCttgtataatactccctccgtcctgaattATTTCTTTTTGATTTGTCTATATATGGAtaatatctagacatattttagtgttaGATAAATTTTAAGACACGTAATTTTGGACGGAGGTTATAGCAGTACACTTGCTCAGAGAACTTGGCACGTAGCTGAGCAGGCCTGCTTGGCACTTGCAAGTCGTTCATGTCCGGGTGCTCCATTTCCCACGCGTAGTGCGACGCGAGACCTCTATGTTAACTTGTCTTTTTCATCTATTAGGGAACGGCGTTGCTTCATTGATCAACAAGGTCCATAAGAATTGTTATAATGTCATGTTGATGCAAAAGTTGTTAGATTTGTGTCGTATATTGTGTATAAAGATATATTACAATTGGACTCTGAGTCGTATGGTATGTAGATAGAATATGGACTCATATCCTAACAAGCAATTTGTATTCTAGGCATCTTATATACATGTGCCAAAATAATAGCAAGACACGTAGGGGGGAGCCGGTGGCATGTGCCGGCGCCCGGACGGGCGAGGTGCGATGTTGTAGCGGTGTCGTGAGGAGGAGTGTCTATAGTTAAGCTTGGGGATATAGTCATGATGGTGAAccttgttaacaaatctcggtgtcatgtCTCGTATAATTGCTTGGCCCTCGATAGATCAACTACGCACCTCGGATTATTCTAACAGAAACTATACATGTTTGCCCACATCAAGAGATTAAAAAGAACTTAGATAAACTATGTGCTTCAAAATTTCACCTTGCAGATTTTGAACTCCTCTGATCGAGCGTGAACTTCCTTGATAATAGCACCATGACGCACACCCATGCGTGAgaaatactctctccgttcctaaatataagtttttttagatattacaatatgaactacatacggatgtatatagacatattttatagtgtagattcactcattttacttcgtatcTAATCCATattgaaatttctaaaaaaaacttatatttaagaACATTTTTATCAATGTCTCACGGTATGATAAAGCAAGGATACGTATAAGGAGTATAGGTCATTAGCCATAGCCATCACTTCCCGACACACTAGCATTTCCAAGATGGGAGCTTCggaaatactccctcctttccggtttataaggctcaatttaaaaatctcatcaaccaaggtagatggtgagtggtggaatactttttgtagtttgcaaaagcacccattaatgctcttgttttcctcaaaaaagtatgtttaccaatgcattaattgcaatgcatgcatgtataaattgcatgcattggtcaattttctcttaatacttgcatgcaatgatttaatgcaccttggaatctgaacatgtgatgggaaacaaccaaattgagccttataaaatggaaaaactaaagttttgagataagccctataaaccggaaaggagggagtaccagcAAAAGTGCCACATGGTGACCCCGTGTGACACCGCTGTAATTAAGATACAGTGATCTCCTGCCTAGTGATGTCATGTCATCATAATTATTTTGCTAGTTCTCACTTTCTTTCCAAGCAAgcttaaattcaaattcaaatgcgAAGTCAAATTACGATTTCATAAAATAGCAAATTAAAAATGTTCGTaaggttgcaaatattcactagaaAATTTTCATGCATTAACCAACATTTTTGGTAGTATtaaaatgcattaaaaataatCAAAACTAGGACCAACAACATTTAAATTAACCATTTTAAAATAAACAAATATTTAAACTATTTCTAAATATTTGAAACTTATTGTACTATCCCATTACCCAGGCTAGTATTTATGTGCTAAGTTTTGGGTTTAACTAAATTCGTTTGGAGCTAAATTAAAGTGCAAAACAgtggaagaaaaataaaataaaaagaaaagaaaaagaaggcaGGCACTGTGCACATGGGCTCTAGTGCAACCGTGCCTGACCCAGCCCACGCGGAGGTCTTCCCCTACCCGTGTTCACAGAACAGGGGCGTGGCAGCCATCCAGGCCGCCCTGGCCATGGTTGTCGACGTGCTGGCCATCGAGCACCCCCCCCGGCGCCTACAAGACTTCCCCTTGACCCCTGGACGAACCCTAATCCTCCCTAT
This DNA window, taken from Triticum aestivum cultivar Chinese Spring chromosome 1D, IWGSC CS RefSeq v2.1, whole genome shotgun sequence, encodes the following:
- the LOC542811 gene encoding glycine-rich protein 2 — protein: MGERVKGTVKWFNVTKGFGFISPDDGGEDLFVHQSAIKSDGYRSLNENDAVEFEIITGDDGRTKASDVTAPGGGALSGGSRPGEGGGDRGGRGGYGGGGGGYGGGGGGYGGGGGGYGGGGGGYGGGGYGGGGGGGRGCYKCGEDGHISRDCPQGGGGGGGYGGGGYGGGGGGGRECYKCGEEGHISRDCPQGGGGGGYGGGGGRGGGGGGGGCFSCGESGHFSRECPNKAH